The following are encoded together in the Lactuca sativa cultivar Salinas chromosome 1, Lsat_Salinas_v11, whole genome shotgun sequence genome:
- the LOC111881102 gene encoding probable histone H2B.1, translating into MAPKAEKKPAEKKPVEEKKAAVAEKAPAEKKPKAGKKLPKEAGAGATDKKKKRSKKNVETYKIYIFKVLKQVHPDIGISSKAMGIMNSFINDIFEKLASESSKLARYNKKPTITSREIQTAVRLVLPGELAKHAVSEGTKAVTKFTSS; encoded by the coding sequence ATGGCGCCAAAGGCAGAGAAGAAGCCAGCTGAAAAGAAGCCGGTGGAAGAGAAGAAAGCCGCCGTCGCTGAAAAAGCCCCTGCCGAGAAAAAACCGAAGGCCGGGAAGAAGCTTCCCAAGGAAGCTGGCGCCGGTGCCACcgataagaagaagaagagaagcaaGAAGAATGTGGAGACATACAAGATCTACATCTTTAAGGTGTTGAAGCAGGTTCATCCTGATATTGGGATCTCAAGCAAAGCCATGGGGATCATGAATTCCTTCATTAACGACATCTTCGAGAAGCTTGCTTCAGAATCATCGAAGCTTGCGAGGTACAACAAGAAGCCGACGATTACATCGAGGGAGATTCAGACGGCGGTGAGATTGGTTTTGCCAGGGGAGTTGGCAAAGCATGCTGTCTCGGAGGGGACGAAGGCTGTGACAAAATTTACCAGTTCTTAG
- the LOC128127534 gene encoding uncharacterized protein LOC128127534 encodes MNLTKHCRPVIERFRSRLSLWKSKTLSLGGRLTLSKAVLGSLPTFYFSLFVAPASVIKTLEKLRRNFLWGGAEESRKINWVKWQKVLSPKNADVGSDEDTVFWQDRWNGAATLKDSFPELYKLERHKKCKVSDQITTDGLVWNWKSSPTSPDERSQLEAIIARAEVHHPLSRRDKWICNLSHDGTFQVRSLRSQIDERNESSDEAVIDWIHDIPIKVSCFMWRAVLDRLPTATTLIRRGIQLPSPTCTWCGLEPEDTDHVILRCPKAMMVWEWIIRWCEIPDLHFTHTKDLVEFTSKWGTCHKKRRTLIAICYGTAWLLWKARCDWIFKKTRSSPAVVADMIKSTVFTWVKHRRTKCTFRWMNWCVNPFKCV; translated from the exons ATGAACCTCACAAAGCACTGCCGCCCTGTAATTGAAAGATTCCGCTCAAGACTTAGCCTGTGGAAATCCAAGACGCTGTCACTAGGGGGACGCCTTACACTATCCAAGGCTGTCCTTGGCAGTCTACCCACCTTTTATTTCTCACTGTTTGTTGCCCCTGCAAGTGTTATTAAAACTTTGGAGAAGCTTCGTCGGAATTTTCTTTGGGGTGGTGCGGAGGAATCGAGGAAGATAAATTGGGTCAAGTGGCAGAAAGTATTATCCCCAAAAAACGCAG ATGTTGGATCCGACGAAGACACTGTGTTCTGGCAAGATAGGTGGAACGGGGCTGCAACACTGAAGGATTCCTTTCCGGAGCTCTATAAATTGGAAAGGCACAAGAAATGCAAAGTCTCTGATCAAATAACAACCGATGGTCTGGTTTGGAACTGGAAATCAAGCCCTACCTCACCTGATGAAAGAAGCCAACTTGAGGCGATCATTGCTCGGGCCGAAGTCCATCACCCATTATCCAGGCGAGATAAATGGATTTGTAATCTCTCCCATGATGGTACATTCCAGGTGAGGTCACTCAGATCACAAATTGACGAAAGGAATGAAAGTAGTGATGAGGCGGTGATAGATTGGATACATGACATCCCGATAAAGGTGAGTTGCTTTATGTGGAGGGCAGTTCTAGATCGGCTGCCTACCGCTACAACCCTAATCAGACGTGGTATTCAACTTCCATCCCCCACATGCACCTGGTGTGGATTAGAACCTGAAGACACCGACCACGTCAttctccgttgtccaaaagctaTGATGGTTTGGGAATGGATAATTCGGTGGTGTGAGATTCCTGACTTGCATTTCACACATACAAAAGACCTGGTGGAATTCACTTCCAAATGGGGAACATGTCATAAAAAACGGAGGACGCTAATTGCTATTTGCTATGGGACAGCATGGCTCTTATGGAAGGCACGATGCGactggatcttcaagaaaactCGATCTTCACCTGCTGTGGTGGCTGATATGATCAAATCGACAGTCTTCACATGGGTCAAACATAGGAGAACTAAGTGCACATTTCGTTGGATGAACTGGTGTGTAAACCCGTTTAAATGTGTATAA
- the LOC111881088 gene encoding uncharacterized protein LOC111881088 isoform X2, with product MLKFSYFFYNMKSLTLLNMLFVALLVLFFDCAVSRECTNIPTELSSHTFRYQLLNSDNMTRKEEMLSHNHLTPTDDHAWANLLPRKPLKQADEFAWMMMYKQMKNRASGNFLKEVPMGDVRLDPRSIHGQAQQTNLKYLMMLEVDRLVWSFRKTANLPTLGVPYGGWESPDQELRGHFVGHYMSATAQMWASTGDETLKNKMTAVVSALGECQEKMNTGYLSAFPSEFFDRFEAVQPVWAPYYTIHKIMAGLVDQYLLAGNNQALKMVTKMADYFYKRVQNVIYQYTIERHWRSLNEETGGMNDVMYRLYTITGDSNHLLLAHLFDKPCFLGLLAIKADDLSGFHANTHIPIVIGSQMRYEVTGDPLYKEIGMFFMDAVNSSHMYATGGTSVSEFWSEPKRLASTLQTENEESCTTYNMLKVSRNLFRWTKEMAYADYYERALTNGVLSIQRGKEPGIMIYMLPLGTGVSKATGYHKWGSKFNDFWCCYGTGIESFSKLGDSIYFEEAGNNPGIYIIQYISSSFNWKNGQLFINQKVTPVVSWDPYLRATITISSKKEGSSSSMNIRIPSWTTSNVKASLNDQVIPVTPAGNFLSVTKKWSSSDVITLEFPITLRMEAIQDERSDYASLQAILYGPYLLVGLTTGDSDLKPESGSLSKWITPIPAEYNSHLITLSQETANSTLALSHTNTGITTVKFPNPGTSDSVFSTFRIILANSTSSQFSSYKDAIGKTIMLEPYNLPGMLIVQQGKEKSLGISDSSEPRNSLFRMVEGNEGMVRLESDSQKGCFVYNSGGTVKLSCDSGEQDSDFMGATSFKANGGISNYHPISFVAKGLEMNFLLQPLFSLRDEHYTVYFNV from the exons ATGCTCAAATTTTCATATTTCTTCTACAATATGAAATCCTTAACGTTATTGAATATGCTATTTGTTGcgcttttggttttgttttttgaTTGTGCTGTTAGCAGGGAATGTACCAACATTCCAACCGAGCTCTCATCACATACCTTTCGTTACCAGTTATTGAATTCGGATAACATGACTAGGAAGGAGGAGATGTTATCTCATAACCATTTGACTCCGACCGATGATCATGCTTGGGCCAATCTGCTTCCTAGAAAACCATTGAAACAAGCAGATGAATTTGCTTGGATGATGATGTACAAACAGATGAAAAATCGAGCGTCTGGAAACTTCTTAAAGGAAGTTCCCATGGGTGATGTGAGATTGGACCCTCGTTCGATTCATGGTCAAGCTCAACAAACCAATTTGAAATACTTGATGATGTTAGAAGTTGATAGATTGGTTTGGAGCTTTAGGAAGACAGCCAATTTGCCAACTCTTGGTGTTCCCTACGGAGGATGGGAGTCTCCGGATCAAGAGCTTCGAGGTCATTTTGTAG GGCATTACATGAGTGCCACAGCTCAAATGTGGGCTAGCACTGGTGATGAAACTCTGAAAAACAAGATGACTGCAGTCGTATCTGCACTGGGTGAATGTCAGGAAAAGATGAACACCGGTTACCTTTCTGCTTTTCCATCTGAGTTTTTTGATCGATTTGAAGCTGTACAACCAGTCTGGGCTCCGTATTACACCATTCACAAG ATAATGGCGGGTTTAGTCGATCAGTATCTTTTAGCTGGCAACAATCAAGCTCTAAAAATGGTGACAAAAATGGCGGACTATTTCTACAAACGCGTACAAAATGTGATTTATCAGTATACGATCGAGAGACACTGGCGATCTTTAAATGAAGAAACTGGTGGCATGAATGACGTCATGTACAGACTGTACACCATAACA GGAGATAGCAACCATTTATTGTTGGCTCATCTTTTTGACAAACCCTGCTTTCTTGGACTCTTGGCTATAAAG GCTGATGATTTATCTGGTTTTCATGCGAATACGCATATTCCAATTGTTATTGGATCACAAATGCGGTATGAAGTTACTGGTGATCCTCTCTACAAG GAAATTGGAATGTTTTTCATGGATGCTGTGAACTCTTCTCACATGTATGCTACAGGAGGGACATCGGTTAGTGAGTTCTG GTCAGAACCTAAAAGACTAGCTTCGACATTACAGACGGAGAATGAGGAATCATGTACCACCTATAACATGTTGAAG gTGTCTCGTAATTTGTTTAGATGGACAAAAGAAATGGCGTATGCGGATTATTATGAGCGAGCATTGACTAATGGAGTCCTTAGCATTCAAAGAGGGAAAGAGCCCGGAATCATGATATATATGTTACCATTAGGCACCGGGGTATCAAAAGCAACAGGATACCATAAATGGGGATCCAAGTTTAATGATTTTTGGTGCTGTTATGGAACAG GGATTGAATCGTTCTCGAAATTAGGTGATTCGATATACTTTGAAGAAGCCGGAAACAATCCGGGGATTTATATCATTCAGTATATATCAAGctcatttaattggaaaaatggTCAACTATTTATTAATCAAAAAGTAACGCCTGTTGTTTCATGGGATCCTTACCTTCGAGCAACAATCACAATCTCCTCAAAGAAG GAAGGATCATCATCTAGCATGAATATTAGAATACCATCTTGGACAACATCAAATGTAAAAGCATCACTCAATGATCAAGTGATTCCTGTAACACCTGCAG GTAATTTCTTATCAGTCACGAAAAAGTGGAGCTCGTCTGACGTTATTACCCTTGAATTTCCAATAACCCTTAGAATGGAGGCTATTCAAG ATGAGCGATCTGATTATGCTTCTCTTCAAGCAATCTTATATGGTCCCTACTTGCTAGTTGGCTTGACCACTGGTGATTCCGACCTAAAACCGGAATCGGGTTCTCTTTCCAAATGGATCACTCCAATTCCGGCGGAATACAATTCCCATCTCATTACTCTTTCTCAAGAAACAGCAAATTCAACCCTCGCCCTTTCACACACAAACACCGGCATCACAACGGTGAAGTTCCCCAACCCCGGAACTAGCGATTCTGTCTTCTCAACATTTAGAATCATCTTAGCAAACTCAACTTCAAGTCAGTTTTCATCATATAAGGATGCTATTGGTAAAACCATCATGCTAGAGCCATACAACCTCCCCGGGATGTTAATTGTACAACAAGGAAAAGAAAAAAGTCTCGGAATCAGCGATTCCTCCGAACCCCGGAATTCATTATTCCGGATGGTGGAGGGAAATGAGGGAATGGTTAGATTAGAGTCTGATAGCCAGAAGGGTTGCTTTGTGTATAATTCGGGTGGAACCGTGAAGCTCAGCTGTGATTCTGGTGAACAGGATTCCGACTTTATGGGAGCAACTAGTTTTAAGGCGAACGGGGGAATCAGCAATTACCATCCGATTAGCTTCGTGGCAAAAGGGTTGGAAATGAATTTTCTTCTGCAGCCGTTGTTTAGTTTGAGGGATGAACACTACACAGTTTACTTCAACGTTTAA
- the LOC111881088 gene encoding uncharacterized protein LOC111881088 isoform X1, with product MKSFTLLKMLSVFLLVFVLFSDSVVSKECTNTPTELSSHTFRYQFLNSKNKTWKQEVLSSHNHNHLTPTDESAWASLLPRKVLKQEDEFAWMMTYRQMKNQNQGGKKSDFNGNFLNEVPLGDVRLDPDSIHGQAQQTNLKYLLMLDVDSLVWSFRKNAGLPTPGTAYGGWESPNQELRGHFVGHYMSATAQMWASTGDETLKNKMTAVVSALGECQEKMNTGYLSAFPSEFFDRFEAVQPVWAPYYTIHKIMAGLVDQYLLAGNNQALKMVTKMADYFYKRVQNVIYQYTIERHWRSLNEETGGMNDVMYRLYTITGDSNHLLLAHLFDKPCFLGLLAIKADDLSGFHANTHIPIVIGSQMRYEVTGDPLYKEIGMFFMDAVNSSHMYATGGTSVSEFWSEPKRLASTLQTENEESCTTYNMLKVSRNLFRWTKEMAYADYYERALTNGVLSIQRGKEPGIMIYMLPLGTGVSKATGYHKWGSKFNDFWCCYGTGIESFSKLGDSIYFEEAGNNPGIYIIQYISSSFNWKNGQLFINQKVTPVVSWDPYLRATITISSKKEGSSSSMNIRIPSWTTSNVKASLNDQVIPVTPAGNFLSVTKKWSSSDVITLEFPITLRMEAIQDERSDYASLQAILYGPYLLVGLTTGDSDLKPESGSLSKWITPIPAEYNSHLITLSQETANSTLALSHTNTGITTVKFPNPGTSDSVFSTFRIILANSTSSQFSSYKDAIGKTIMLEPYNLPGMLIVQQGKEKSLGISDSSEPRNSLFRMVEGNEGMVRLESDSQKGCFVYNSGGTVKLSCDSGEQDSDFMGATSFKANGGISNYHPISFVAKGLEMNFLLQPLFSLRDEHYTVYFNV from the exons ATGAAATCATTCACGTTGTTGAAGATGCTATCTGTTTTCCTTTTGGTTTTCGTTTTGTTTTCTGATTCTGTTGTTAGTAAGGAATGTACTAACACTCCAACCGAGCTCTCATCCCATACTTTCCGATACCAATTCCTGAATTCGAAAAACAAAACATGGAAACAAGAAgtgttatcgtctcacaatcacaaCCATTTAACCCCGACTGATGAATCCGCTTGGGCAAGTTTACTCCCTAGGAAAGTCCTGAAACAGGAAGATGAATTCGCGTGGATGATGACTTATAGACAGATgaaaaatcaaaatcaaggaGGTAAGAAGTCTGATTTTAATGGGAATTTCTTAAATGAAGTTCCCTTAGGTGATGTCAGACTAGACCCTGATTCAATCCATGGTCAAGCTCAACAAACCAATTTGAAATACTTGTTAATGCTCGATGTCGATAGTCTAGTTTGGAGCTTTAGAAAAAACGCCGGTTTACCCACTCCGGGCACCGCCTACGGCGGTTGGGAATCCCCAAATCAAGAACTTCGCGGTCACTTCGTAG GGCATTACATGAGTGCCACAGCTCAAATGTGGGCTAGCACTGGTGATGAAACTCTGAAAAACAAGATGACTGCAGTCGTATCTGCACTGGGTGAATGTCAGGAAAAGATGAACACCGGTTACCTTTCTGCTTTTCCATCTGAGTTTTTTGATCGATTTGAAGCTGTACAACCAGTCTGGGCTCCGTATTACACCATTCACAAG ATAATGGCGGGTTTAGTCGATCAGTATCTTTTAGCTGGCAACAATCAAGCTCTAAAAATGGTGACAAAAATGGCGGACTATTTCTACAAACGCGTACAAAATGTGATTTATCAGTATACGATCGAGAGACACTGGCGATCTTTAAATGAAGAAACTGGTGGCATGAATGACGTCATGTACAGACTGTACACCATAACA GGAGATAGCAACCATTTATTGTTGGCTCATCTTTTTGACAAACCCTGCTTTCTTGGACTCTTGGCTATAAAG GCTGATGATTTATCTGGTTTTCATGCGAATACGCATATTCCAATTGTTATTGGATCACAAATGCGGTATGAAGTTACTGGTGATCCTCTCTACAAG GAAATTGGAATGTTTTTCATGGATGCTGTGAACTCTTCTCACATGTATGCTACAGGAGGGACATCGGTTAGTGAGTTCTG GTCAGAACCTAAAAGACTAGCTTCGACATTACAGACGGAGAATGAGGAATCATGTACCACCTATAACATGTTGAAG gTGTCTCGTAATTTGTTTAGATGGACAAAAGAAATGGCGTATGCGGATTATTATGAGCGAGCATTGACTAATGGAGTCCTTAGCATTCAAAGAGGGAAAGAGCCCGGAATCATGATATATATGTTACCATTAGGCACCGGGGTATCAAAAGCAACAGGATACCATAAATGGGGATCCAAGTTTAATGATTTTTGGTGCTGTTATGGAACAG GGATTGAATCGTTCTCGAAATTAGGTGATTCGATATACTTTGAAGAAGCCGGAAACAATCCGGGGATTTATATCATTCAGTATATATCAAGctcatttaattggaaaaatggTCAACTATTTATTAATCAAAAAGTAACGCCTGTTGTTTCATGGGATCCTTACCTTCGAGCAACAATCACAATCTCCTCAAAGAAG GAAGGATCATCATCTAGCATGAATATTAGAATACCATCTTGGACAACATCAAATGTAAAAGCATCACTCAATGATCAAGTGATTCCTGTAACACCTGCAG GTAATTTCTTATCAGTCACGAAAAAGTGGAGCTCGTCTGACGTTATTACCCTTGAATTTCCAATAACCCTTAGAATGGAGGCTATTCAAG ATGAGCGATCTGATTATGCTTCTCTTCAAGCAATCTTATATGGTCCCTACTTGCTAGTTGGCTTGACCACTGGTGATTCCGACCTAAAACCGGAATCGGGTTCTCTTTCCAAATGGATCACTCCAATTCCGGCGGAATACAATTCCCATCTCATTACTCTTTCTCAAGAAACAGCAAATTCAACCCTCGCCCTTTCACACACAAACACCGGCATCACAACGGTGAAGTTCCCCAACCCCGGAACTAGCGATTCTGTCTTCTCAACATTTAGAATCATCTTAGCAAACTCAACTTCAAGTCAGTTTTCATCATATAAGGATGCTATTGGTAAAACCATCATGCTAGAGCCATACAACCTCCCCGGGATGTTAATTGTACAACAAGGAAAAGAAAAAAGTCTCGGAATCAGCGATTCCTCCGAACCCCGGAATTCATTATTCCGGATGGTGGAGGGAAATGAGGGAATGGTTAGATTAGAGTCTGATAGCCAGAAGGGTTGCTTTGTGTATAATTCGGGTGGAACCGTGAAGCTCAGCTGTGATTCTGGTGAACAGGATTCCGACTTTATGGGAGCAACTAGTTTTAAGGCGAACGGGGGAATCAGCAATTACCATCCGATTAGCTTCGTGGCAAAAGGGTTGGAAATGAATTTTCTTCTGCAGCCGTTGTTTAGTTTGAGGGATGAACACTACACAGTTTACTTCAACGTTTAA